A portion of the Canis lupus baileyi chromosome 6, mCanLup2.hap1, whole genome shotgun sequence genome contains these proteins:
- the ARHGEF2 gene encoding rho guanine nucleotide exchange factor 2 isoform X4 codes for MGCQEAPSSQSQEELDAFLGLQRQGGQPSCGGQSCCHPSADPLDHSATGMLSKSVSMSGINCLLGSSDPAGNLYQSSATDLSQSCGQLEGGLGTWVSSPLQRTFSFFLSMTGKAKNREKEKMKEAKDARYTNGHLFTTISVSGMTMCYACNKSITAKEALICPTCNVTIHNRCKDTLANCTKVKQKQQKAALLKNSTALQSVSLRSKTTPRERPSSAIYPSDSFRQSLLGSRRGRSSLSLAKSVSTTNIAGHFSDESPLGLRRILSQSTDSLNMRNRALSVESLIDEGAEVIYSELMSDFETDERDFAADSWSLAVDSSFLQQQKKEVMKQQDVIYELIQTELHHVRTLKIMTRLFRTGMLEELQLEPGVVQGLFPCVDELSDIHTRFLSQLLERRRQALCPGSTRNFVIHRLADLLISQFSGPSAERMRKAYSEFCSRHTKALKLYKELYARDKRFQQFIRKVTRSAVLKRHGVQECILLVTQRITKYPVLINRILQHSHGTDEERQDLTTALGLVKELLSNVDQDVHELEKGARLQEIYHRMDPRAQAPVPSKGPFGREELLRRKLIHDGCLLWKTATGRFKDVLMLLMTDVLVFLQEKDQKYIFPALDKPSVVSLQNLIVRDIANQEKGMFLISAAPPEMYEVHTASRDDRSTWIRVIQQSVRVCPSREDFPLIETEDEAYLRRIKMELQQKDKALVELLREKVGLFAEMTHFQVEEDSGGVALPALPRGLFRSESLECPRGERLLQDAIREVEGLKDLLVGPGVELLLTPRDPALLVDPDSGGSTSPGVTANGEARNFNGSIELCRTDSDSSQKDRNGNQLRAPQEEALQRLVNLYGLLHGLQAAVAQQDTLMEARFPEGPERREKLARANSRDGEAGRVGPAPVAPDKQATELALLQRQHALLQEELRRCRRLGEERATEAGNLEARLRESEQARALLEREAEEARRQLAILGQSEPPPAEAPWARRPLDPRRRSLPAGDALYLSFTPPQPSRGHDRLDLSVTIRSVHRPFEDRERQELGSPEERLQDSSDPDTGSEEEGGGRLSPPHSPRDFTRMQDIPEETESRDGEPMVSES; via the exons GGTCAGAGTTGCTGTCATCCATCTGCTGACCCTTTGGACCACTCGGCCACTGGCATGCTTTCCAAGTCTGTATCCATGAGTGGCATCAATTGCCTCTTGGGCAGCTCTGATCCAGCTG GGAATTTATACCAGTCCTCTGCCACTGACCTTAGCCAAAG cTGTGGCCAATTGGAAGGAGGCTTGGGTACCTGGGTAAGCTCCCCGCTGCAGCGTACCTTCAGCTTCTTCCTGAGCATGACCGGAAAGGCTAAG AATCGGGAAAAGGAGAAGATGAAGGAAGCCAAGGACGCCCGCTACACCAACGGGCACCTCTTTACCACCATCTCCGTCTCGGGCATGACCATGTGCTATGCCTGTAACAAGAGCATCACAGCCAAGGAAGCCCTTATCTGCCCAA CCTGCAATGTGACTATCCACAACCGCTGTAAAGACACGCTCGCCAACTGTACCAAGGTCAAGCAGAAG CAACAGAAGGCTGCTCTGCTGAAGAACAGCACTGCTTTGCAGTCTGTTTCCCTTCGCAGTAAGA CCACCCCCCGGGAGCGGCCAAGCTCTGCCATCTACCCCTCTGACAGCTTCCGGCAGTCCCTGCTCGGCTCCCGCCGTGGCCGCTCCTCCTTGTCATTAGCCAAGAGTGTCTCCACCACCAACATTGCCGG CCACTTCAGTGACGAGTCACCCCTGGGGCTGCGCCGAATCCTGTCCCAGTCCACAGACTCCCTCAACATGCGGAACCGAGCCCTATCCGTGGAGTCCCTCATTGACGAAG GTGCAGAAGTGATCTACAGTGAGCTCATGAGTGACTTTGAGACAGATGAGAGGGACTTTGCAGCCGACTCATGGAGCTTGGCAGTAGACAGCAGCTTCCTGCAGCAGCAGAAGAAAGAGGTGATGAAGCAGCAGGATGTCATCTATG AGCTCATCCAGACGGAGCTGCACCATGTGCGGACGCTGAAGATCATGACCCGCCTCTTCCGCACGGGGATGCTAGAGGAGCTGCAGCTGGAGCCCGGAGTGGTCCAGGGTCTGTTCCCCTGCGTGGATGAGCTCAGTGACATCCACACACGCTTCCTCAGCCAGCTCCTAGAACGCCGACGCCAAGCCCTGTGCCCTGGAAGCACCCGGAACTTCGTCATCCATCGCCTGGCAGACCTGCTCATCAGCCAG TTCTCAGGTCCCAGTGCGGAGCGGATGCGTAAGGCCTACTCAGAGTTCTGCAGCCGCCACACTAAGGCCTTAAAGCTTTACAAGGAGCTGTATGCCCGGGACAAAAGGTTCCAGCAGTTCATCCGG AAGGTGACCCGATCGGCTGTGTTGAAGCGTCATGGGGTGCAGGAGTGCATCCTGCTGGTGACCCAGCGCATCACCAAGTACCCGGTACTCATCAACCGGATCCTACAGCATTCCCATG GGACCGACGAGGAGCGCCAGGACCTGACCACAGCACTGGGGCTGGTGAAGGAGCTCCTGTCCAATGTGGACCAGGACGTGCATGAGCTGGAGAAAGGAGCTCGCCTGCAGGAGATCTACCACCGGATGGACCCTCGGGCCCAGGCCCCAGTGCCCAGCAAGGGCCCATTTGGCAGAGAGGAGCTTCTGCGGCGCAAGCTCATCCATGATGGTTGCCTGCTCTGGAAGACAGCGACAGGTCGCTTCAAAG ATGTGCTCATGCTCCTGATGACAGACGTGCTGGTATTTCTCCAGGAGAAGGACCAGAAGTACATCTTTCCTGCCCTG GACAAGCCCTCAGTGGTATCACTGCAGAATCTGATTGTACGGGACATCGCCAACCAGGAGAAAGGGATGTTTCTGATCAGTGCGGCGCCCCCTGAGATGTATGAGGTCCACACCGCATCTCGGGATGACCGGAGCACCTGGATCCGGGTCATTCAGCAGAGTGTgcgcgt ATGCCCATCCAGAGAGGACTTCCCCCTGATTGAGACAGAGGACGAGGCTTACCTGCGCCGAATCAAGA TGGAGCTGCAACAGAAAGACAAGGCGTTGGTGGAGTTGCTGCGAGAGAAGGTGGGACTGTTTGCCGAGATGACCCATTTCCAAGTGGAGGAGGACAGTGGCGGGGTGGCCCTGCCCGCCCTACCCAGGGGTCTTTTCCGCTCCGAGTCCTTGGAGTGCCCTCGTGGCGAGCGGCTGCTGCAGGATGCCATCCGTGAGG TGGAGGGCCTCAAAGACCTCCTGGTGGGGCCTGGAGTAGAGCTGCTCCTGACACCGCGGGATCCGGCCTTGCTTGTGGACCCAGACAGTGGCGGTAGCACGAGTCCTGGGGTCACAGCCA ATGGTGAGGCCAGAAACTTCAATGGCTCCATTGAGCTCTGCAGAACGGACTCTGACTCCAGTCAGAAG GACCGCAATGGGAATCAGTTGAGAGCCCCCCAGGAG GAAGCATTACAGCGATTGGTCAATCTCTACGGACTCCTCCACGGCCTCCAG GCGGCCGTGGCCCAGCAGGACACCCTGATGGAAGCCCGGTTCCCTGAGGGCCCTGAGCGGCGGGAGAAGCTGGCCAGAGCCAACTCCAGGGATGGAGAGGCTGGCCGAGTGGGGCCCGCCCCAGTGGCACCTGACAAGCAGGCCACCGAGCTGGCGCTCCTGCAGCGGCAACATGCTCTGCTGCAGGAGGAGCTGCGGCGCTGCCGGCGGCTGGGCGAGGAGCGCGCCACGGAGGCGGGCAACCTGGAGGCCCGGCTCCGCGAGAGTGAACAGGCCCGGGCCCTGCTGGAGAGGGAGGCGGAGGAGGCCCGCAGGCAGCTGGCCATCTTGGGGCAGAGTGAGCCGCCCCCGGCGGAGGCCCCCTGGGCCCGCAGGCCCTTGGACCCTCGGCGGCGCAGCCTCCCTGCAGGCGATGCTCTGTACCTGAGCTTCACGCCCCCACAG CCCAGCCGAGGCCACGACCGTCTGGATTTGTCTGTGACCATTCGCTCTGTCCATCGACCCTTTGAGGACCGAGAGAGGCAGGAGCTGGGCAGCCCCGAGGAGCGGCTGCAGGACAGCAGTGACCCTGATACCGGCAGCGAGGAGGAAGGGGGCGGCCGCCTGTCCCCACCCCACAGTCCTCGAG ATTTCACCCGAATGCAAGACATCCCTGAAGAGACAGAGAGTCGTGACGGGGAGCCTATGGTTTCAGAGAGCTAA
- the ARHGEF2 gene encoding rho guanine nucleotide exchange factor 2 isoform X6: MCCCGCCPLLAHLQTGSLRERNREKEKMKEAKDARYTNGHLFTTISVSGMTMCYACNKSITAKEALICPTCNVTIHNRCKDTLANCTKVKQKQQKAALLKNSTALQSVSLRSKTTPRERPSSAIYPSDSFRQSLLGSRRGRSSLSLAKSVSTTNIAGHFSDESPLGLRRILSQSTDSLNMRNRALSVESLIDEGAEVIYSELMSDFETDERDFAADSWSLAVDSSFLQQQKKEVMKQQDVIYELIQTELHHVRTLKIMTRLFRTGMLEELQLEPGVVQGLFPCVDELSDIHTRFLSQLLERRRQALCPGSTRNFVIHRLADLLISQFSGPSAERMRKAYSEFCSRHTKALKLYKELYARDKRFQQFIRKVTRSAVLKRHGVQECILLVTQRITKYPVLINRILQHSHGTDEERQDLTTALGLVKELLSNVDQDVHELEKGARLQEIYHRMDPRAQAPVPSKGPFGREELLRRKLIHDGCLLWKTATGRFKDVLMLLMTDVLVFLQEKDQKYIFPALDKPSVVSLQNLIVRDIANQEKGMFLISAAPPEMYEVHTASRDDRSTWIRVIQQSVRVCPSREDFPLIETEDEAYLRRIKMELQQKDKALVELLREKVGLFAEMTHFQVEEDSGGVALPALPRGLFRSESLECPRGERLLQDAIREVEGLKDLLVGPGVELLLTPRDPALLVDPDSGGSTSPGVTANGEARNFNGSIELCRTDSDSSQKDRNGNQLRAPQEEALQRLVNLYGLLHGLQAAVAQQDTLMEARFPEGPERREKLARANSRDGEAGRVGPAPVAPDKQATELALLQRQHALLQEELRRCRRLGEERATEAGNLEARLRESEQARALLEREAEEARRQLAILGQSEPPPAEAPWARRPLDPRRRSLPAGDALYLSFTPPQPSRGHDRLDLSVTIRSVHRPFEDRERQELGSPEERLQDSSDPDTGSEEEGGGRLSPPHSPRDFTRMQDIPEETESRDGEPMVSES; the protein is encoded by the exons ATGTGCTGCTGTGGCTGCTGCCCGCTGCTGGCTCACCTCCAGACGGGGTCCCTCAGAGAGAGG AATCGGGAAAAGGAGAAGATGAAGGAAGCCAAGGACGCCCGCTACACCAACGGGCACCTCTTTACCACCATCTCCGTCTCGGGCATGACCATGTGCTATGCCTGTAACAAGAGCATCACAGCCAAGGAAGCCCTTATCTGCCCAA CCTGCAATGTGACTATCCACAACCGCTGTAAAGACACGCTCGCCAACTGTACCAAGGTCAAGCAGAAG CAACAGAAGGCTGCTCTGCTGAAGAACAGCACTGCTTTGCAGTCTGTTTCCCTTCGCAGTAAGA CCACCCCCCGGGAGCGGCCAAGCTCTGCCATCTACCCCTCTGACAGCTTCCGGCAGTCCCTGCTCGGCTCCCGCCGTGGCCGCTCCTCCTTGTCATTAGCCAAGAGTGTCTCCACCACCAACATTGCCGG CCACTTCAGTGACGAGTCACCCCTGGGGCTGCGCCGAATCCTGTCCCAGTCCACAGACTCCCTCAACATGCGGAACCGAGCCCTATCCGTGGAGTCCCTCATTGACGAAG GTGCAGAAGTGATCTACAGTGAGCTCATGAGTGACTTTGAGACAGATGAGAGGGACTTTGCAGCCGACTCATGGAGCTTGGCAGTAGACAGCAGCTTCCTGCAGCAGCAGAAGAAAGAGGTGATGAAGCAGCAGGATGTCATCTATG AGCTCATCCAGACGGAGCTGCACCATGTGCGGACGCTGAAGATCATGACCCGCCTCTTCCGCACGGGGATGCTAGAGGAGCTGCAGCTGGAGCCCGGAGTGGTCCAGGGTCTGTTCCCCTGCGTGGATGAGCTCAGTGACATCCACACACGCTTCCTCAGCCAGCTCCTAGAACGCCGACGCCAAGCCCTGTGCCCTGGAAGCACCCGGAACTTCGTCATCCATCGCCTGGCAGACCTGCTCATCAGCCAG TTCTCAGGTCCCAGTGCGGAGCGGATGCGTAAGGCCTACTCAGAGTTCTGCAGCCGCCACACTAAGGCCTTAAAGCTTTACAAGGAGCTGTATGCCCGGGACAAAAGGTTCCAGCAGTTCATCCGG AAGGTGACCCGATCGGCTGTGTTGAAGCGTCATGGGGTGCAGGAGTGCATCCTGCTGGTGACCCAGCGCATCACCAAGTACCCGGTACTCATCAACCGGATCCTACAGCATTCCCATG GGACCGACGAGGAGCGCCAGGACCTGACCACAGCACTGGGGCTGGTGAAGGAGCTCCTGTCCAATGTGGACCAGGACGTGCATGAGCTGGAGAAAGGAGCTCGCCTGCAGGAGATCTACCACCGGATGGACCCTCGGGCCCAGGCCCCAGTGCCCAGCAAGGGCCCATTTGGCAGAGAGGAGCTTCTGCGGCGCAAGCTCATCCATGATGGTTGCCTGCTCTGGAAGACAGCGACAGGTCGCTTCAAAG ATGTGCTCATGCTCCTGATGACAGACGTGCTGGTATTTCTCCAGGAGAAGGACCAGAAGTACATCTTTCCTGCCCTG GACAAGCCCTCAGTGGTATCACTGCAGAATCTGATTGTACGGGACATCGCCAACCAGGAGAAAGGGATGTTTCTGATCAGTGCGGCGCCCCCTGAGATGTATGAGGTCCACACCGCATCTCGGGATGACCGGAGCACCTGGATCCGGGTCATTCAGCAGAGTGTgcgcgt ATGCCCATCCAGAGAGGACTTCCCCCTGATTGAGACAGAGGACGAGGCTTACCTGCGCCGAATCAAGA TGGAGCTGCAACAGAAAGACAAGGCGTTGGTGGAGTTGCTGCGAGAGAAGGTGGGACTGTTTGCCGAGATGACCCATTTCCAAGTGGAGGAGGACAGTGGCGGGGTGGCCCTGCCCGCCCTACCCAGGGGTCTTTTCCGCTCCGAGTCCTTGGAGTGCCCTCGTGGCGAGCGGCTGCTGCAGGATGCCATCCGTGAGG TGGAGGGCCTCAAAGACCTCCTGGTGGGGCCTGGAGTAGAGCTGCTCCTGACACCGCGGGATCCGGCCTTGCTTGTGGACCCAGACAGTGGCGGTAGCACGAGTCCTGGGGTCACAGCCA ATGGTGAGGCCAGAAACTTCAATGGCTCCATTGAGCTCTGCAGAACGGACTCTGACTCCAGTCAGAAG GACCGCAATGGGAATCAGTTGAGAGCCCCCCAGGAG GAAGCATTACAGCGATTGGTCAATCTCTACGGACTCCTCCACGGCCTCCAG GCGGCCGTGGCCCAGCAGGACACCCTGATGGAAGCCCGGTTCCCTGAGGGCCCTGAGCGGCGGGAGAAGCTGGCCAGAGCCAACTCCAGGGATGGAGAGGCTGGCCGAGTGGGGCCCGCCCCAGTGGCACCTGACAAGCAGGCCACCGAGCTGGCGCTCCTGCAGCGGCAACATGCTCTGCTGCAGGAGGAGCTGCGGCGCTGCCGGCGGCTGGGCGAGGAGCGCGCCACGGAGGCGGGCAACCTGGAGGCCCGGCTCCGCGAGAGTGAACAGGCCCGGGCCCTGCTGGAGAGGGAGGCGGAGGAGGCCCGCAGGCAGCTGGCCATCTTGGGGCAGAGTGAGCCGCCCCCGGCGGAGGCCCCCTGGGCCCGCAGGCCCTTGGACCCTCGGCGGCGCAGCCTCCCTGCAGGCGATGCTCTGTACCTGAGCTTCACGCCCCCACAG CCCAGCCGAGGCCACGACCGTCTGGATTTGTCTGTGACCATTCGCTCTGTCCATCGACCCTTTGAGGACCGAGAGAGGCAGGAGCTGGGCAGCCCCGAGGAGCGGCTGCAGGACAGCAGTGACCCTGATACCGGCAGCGAGGAGGAAGGGGGCGGCCGCCTGTCCCCACCCCACAGTCCTCGAG ATTTCACCCGAATGCAAGACATCCCTGAAGAGACAGAGAGTCGTGACGGGGAGCCTATGGTTTCAGAGAGCTAA
- the ARHGEF2 gene encoding rho guanine nucleotide exchange factor 2 isoform X11, with translation MKEAKDARYTNGHLFTTISVSGMTMCYACNKSITAKEALICPTCNVTIHNRCKDTLANCTKVKQKQQKAALLKNSTALQSVSLRSKTTPRERPSSAIYPSDSFRQSLLGSRRGRSSLSLAKSVSTTNIAGHFSDESPLGLRRILSQSTDSLNMRNRALSVESLIDEGAEVIYSELMSDFETDERDFAADSWSLAVDSSFLQQQKKEVMKQQDVIYELIQTELHHVRTLKIMTRLFRTGMLEELQLEPGVVQGLFPCVDELSDIHTRFLSQLLERRRQALCPGSTRNFVIHRLADLLISQFSGPSAERMRKAYSEFCSRHTKALKLYKELYARDKRFQQFIRKVTRSAVLKRHGVQECILLVTQRITKYPVLINRILQHSHGTDEERQDLTTALGLVKELLSNVDQDVHELEKGARLQEIYHRMDPRAQAPVPSKGPFGREELLRRKLIHDGCLLWKTATGRFKDVLMLLMTDVLVFLQEKDQKYIFPALDKPSVVSLQNLIVRDIANQEKGMFLISAAPPEMYEVHTASRDDRSTWIRVIQQSVRVCPSREDFPLIETEDEAYLRRIKMELQQKDKALVELLREKVGLFAEMTHFQVEEDSGGVALPALPRGLFRSESLECPRGERLLQDAIREVEGLKDLLVGPGVELLLTPRDPALLVDPDSGGSTSPGVTANGEARNFNGSIELCRTDSDSSQKDRNGNQLRAPQEEALQRLVNLYGLLHGLQAAVAQQDTLMEARFPEGPERREKLARANSRDGEAGRVGPAPVAPDKQATELALLQRQHALLQEELRRCRRLGEERATEAGNLEARLRESEQARALLEREAEEARRQLAILGQSEPPPAEAPWARRPLDPRRRSLPAGDALYLSFTPPQPSRGHDRLDLSVTIRSVHRPFEDRERQELGSPEERLQDSSDPDTGSEEEGGGRLSPPHSPRDFTRMQDIPEETESRDGEPMVSES, from the exons ATGAAGGAAGCCAAGGACGCCCGCTACACCAACGGGCACCTCTTTACCACCATCTCCGTCTCGGGCATGACCATGTGCTATGCCTGTAACAAGAGCATCACAGCCAAGGAAGCCCTTATCTGCCCAA CCTGCAATGTGACTATCCACAACCGCTGTAAAGACACGCTCGCCAACTGTACCAAGGTCAAGCAGAAG CAACAGAAGGCTGCTCTGCTGAAGAACAGCACTGCTTTGCAGTCTGTTTCCCTTCGCAGTAAGA CCACCCCCCGGGAGCGGCCAAGCTCTGCCATCTACCCCTCTGACAGCTTCCGGCAGTCCCTGCTCGGCTCCCGCCGTGGCCGCTCCTCCTTGTCATTAGCCAAGAGTGTCTCCACCACCAACATTGCCGG CCACTTCAGTGACGAGTCACCCCTGGGGCTGCGCCGAATCCTGTCCCAGTCCACAGACTCCCTCAACATGCGGAACCGAGCCCTATCCGTGGAGTCCCTCATTGACGAAG GTGCAGAAGTGATCTACAGTGAGCTCATGAGTGACTTTGAGACAGATGAGAGGGACTTTGCAGCCGACTCATGGAGCTTGGCAGTAGACAGCAGCTTCCTGCAGCAGCAGAAGAAAGAGGTGATGAAGCAGCAGGATGTCATCTATG AGCTCATCCAGACGGAGCTGCACCATGTGCGGACGCTGAAGATCATGACCCGCCTCTTCCGCACGGGGATGCTAGAGGAGCTGCAGCTGGAGCCCGGAGTGGTCCAGGGTCTGTTCCCCTGCGTGGATGAGCTCAGTGACATCCACACACGCTTCCTCAGCCAGCTCCTAGAACGCCGACGCCAAGCCCTGTGCCCTGGAAGCACCCGGAACTTCGTCATCCATCGCCTGGCAGACCTGCTCATCAGCCAG TTCTCAGGTCCCAGTGCGGAGCGGATGCGTAAGGCCTACTCAGAGTTCTGCAGCCGCCACACTAAGGCCTTAAAGCTTTACAAGGAGCTGTATGCCCGGGACAAAAGGTTCCAGCAGTTCATCCGG AAGGTGACCCGATCGGCTGTGTTGAAGCGTCATGGGGTGCAGGAGTGCATCCTGCTGGTGACCCAGCGCATCACCAAGTACCCGGTACTCATCAACCGGATCCTACAGCATTCCCATG GGACCGACGAGGAGCGCCAGGACCTGACCACAGCACTGGGGCTGGTGAAGGAGCTCCTGTCCAATGTGGACCAGGACGTGCATGAGCTGGAGAAAGGAGCTCGCCTGCAGGAGATCTACCACCGGATGGACCCTCGGGCCCAGGCCCCAGTGCCCAGCAAGGGCCCATTTGGCAGAGAGGAGCTTCTGCGGCGCAAGCTCATCCATGATGGTTGCCTGCTCTGGAAGACAGCGACAGGTCGCTTCAAAG ATGTGCTCATGCTCCTGATGACAGACGTGCTGGTATTTCTCCAGGAGAAGGACCAGAAGTACATCTTTCCTGCCCTG GACAAGCCCTCAGTGGTATCACTGCAGAATCTGATTGTACGGGACATCGCCAACCAGGAGAAAGGGATGTTTCTGATCAGTGCGGCGCCCCCTGAGATGTATGAGGTCCACACCGCATCTCGGGATGACCGGAGCACCTGGATCCGGGTCATTCAGCAGAGTGTgcgcgt ATGCCCATCCAGAGAGGACTTCCCCCTGATTGAGACAGAGGACGAGGCTTACCTGCGCCGAATCAAGA TGGAGCTGCAACAGAAAGACAAGGCGTTGGTGGAGTTGCTGCGAGAGAAGGTGGGACTGTTTGCCGAGATGACCCATTTCCAAGTGGAGGAGGACAGTGGCGGGGTGGCCCTGCCCGCCCTACCCAGGGGTCTTTTCCGCTCCGAGTCCTTGGAGTGCCCTCGTGGCGAGCGGCTGCTGCAGGATGCCATCCGTGAGG TGGAGGGCCTCAAAGACCTCCTGGTGGGGCCTGGAGTAGAGCTGCTCCTGACACCGCGGGATCCGGCCTTGCTTGTGGACCCAGACAGTGGCGGTAGCACGAGTCCTGGGGTCACAGCCA ATGGTGAGGCCAGAAACTTCAATGGCTCCATTGAGCTCTGCAGAACGGACTCTGACTCCAGTCAGAAG GACCGCAATGGGAATCAGTTGAGAGCCCCCCAGGAG GAAGCATTACAGCGATTGGTCAATCTCTACGGACTCCTCCACGGCCTCCAG GCGGCCGTGGCCCAGCAGGACACCCTGATGGAAGCCCGGTTCCCTGAGGGCCCTGAGCGGCGGGAGAAGCTGGCCAGAGCCAACTCCAGGGATGGAGAGGCTGGCCGAGTGGGGCCCGCCCCAGTGGCACCTGACAAGCAGGCCACCGAGCTGGCGCTCCTGCAGCGGCAACATGCTCTGCTGCAGGAGGAGCTGCGGCGCTGCCGGCGGCTGGGCGAGGAGCGCGCCACGGAGGCGGGCAACCTGGAGGCCCGGCTCCGCGAGAGTGAACAGGCCCGGGCCCTGCTGGAGAGGGAGGCGGAGGAGGCCCGCAGGCAGCTGGCCATCTTGGGGCAGAGTGAGCCGCCCCCGGCGGAGGCCCCCTGGGCCCGCAGGCCCTTGGACCCTCGGCGGCGCAGCCTCCCTGCAGGCGATGCTCTGTACCTGAGCTTCACGCCCCCACAG CCCAGCCGAGGCCACGACCGTCTGGATTTGTCTGTGACCATTCGCTCTGTCCATCGACCCTTTGAGGACCGAGAGAGGCAGGAGCTGGGCAGCCCCGAGGAGCGGCTGCAGGACAGCAGTGACCCTGATACCGGCAGCGAGGAGGAAGGGGGCGGCCGCCTGTCCCCACCCCACAGTCCTCGAG ATTTCACCCGAATGCAAGACATCCCTGAAGAGACAGAGAGTCGTGACGGGGAGCCTATGGTTTCAGAGAGCTAA